From a single Candidatus Defluviilinea gracilis genomic region:
- a CDS encoding NAD-binding protein: MLKVGYIGLGLMGKSIARNILNAGFPVVVHNRSRAAVDELVAEGAIAASSPREVASQVDVVFTNLPDSPDVEKVVLGEQGIIEGAHHGLVYVDNSTIKPASARMIAETLKEKDVLALDAPVSGGDIGARNGTLAIMVGGEASALERVMPVLLAMGKTVTHVGDAGAGQVAKAANQIMVAAQMAAMGELLVFAKKAGVDPRKVVEAIKGGAAQCWTLDVKPPRLFDGNRNPGFKARMQLKDLRIVLDTAREYHVPVSSTLENTKLFQQMIDAGMGELDNSAVVGVIEKLAGVEILD; this comes from the coding sequence ATGTTGAAAGTCGGATATATCGGTCTGGGATTGATGGGCAAGTCCATCGCCCGGAATATTTTGAACGCGGGATTCCCCGTTGTGGTTCATAACCGTTCGCGCGCCGCGGTGGATGAACTTGTGGCGGAAGGCGCGATTGCCGCTTCATCCCCCCGTGAAGTTGCCTCACAAGTGGATGTGGTGTTCACCAACCTGCCTGATTCGCCCGACGTGGAAAAGGTTGTCCTCGGCGAACAAGGAATCATCGAAGGCGCGCATCATGGGCTGGTGTATGTCGATAACTCCACCATCAAACCCGCCTCGGCGCGGATGATCGCGGAAACGTTAAAAGAGAAGGACGTGCTTGCGCTCGATGCCCCCGTCTCGGGCGGCGATATCGGCGCGAGGAACGGCACGCTCGCCATTATGGTCGGCGGCGAGGCATCCGCCTTGGAGCGCGTTATGCCGGTGTTGCTTGCCATGGGCAAGACAGTCACACACGTCGGTGACGCGGGAGCGGGGCAGGTGGCAAAAGCCGCCAACCAGATCATGGTCGCCGCGCAGATGGCGGCGATGGGAGAGTTGCTCGTCTTCGCGAAGAAGGCGGGAGTCGATCCGCGCAAGGTGGTGGAGGCGATCAAAGGCGGCGCGGCGCAATGCTGGACGCTGGATGTGAAGCCGCCGCGGTTGTTCGATGGCAATCGCAACCCCGGCTTCAAGGCGCGCATGCAGTTGAAGGATCTGCGGATCGTGCTCGATACGGCGAGGGAATATCATGTCCCTGTGTCGTCCACCCTTGAAAATACAAAACTCTTTCAACAGATGATCGACGCCGGCATGGGCGAACTCGATAATTCGGCGGTGGTCGGTGTGATCGAGAAGTTGGCGGGGGTTGAAATTTTGGATTGA
- a CDS encoding YitT family protein, whose product MKKYLPTLRDYFLIILSALIQAFSLRTFFIPANLASGGVSGVAQLINHFTGWQIGLMILIGNVPLFILGWRFLGGYRFALRTAVAIATYSIFIDLLPNTLLFAEGGAGAALIRDLRGDVFLNTLYGAIVSGIGYGLVYRARGTSGGSDILARILNNWRGIPITQSYLFVDSAVILGAGFVFGWKQALYAMIALYVSGLVAETTLEGGGTVRTAMIVTSESEAIAQRLLDELQRGVTVLEGSGAYTKANRPVLYCVITRAEVSTLKAIVNECDSRAFLVVGAAHEALGEGFKPLKGK is encoded by the coding sequence ATGAAAAAATATCTTCCCACCCTCCGCGATTATTTCCTCATCATCCTCTCTGCCTTGATCCAGGCGTTCTCGCTCCGGACGTTCTTCATCCCCGCCAATCTTGCTTCGGGCGGTGTGAGCGGGGTCGCGCAACTCATCAATCATTTCACGGGCTGGCAGATCGGTTTGATGATCCTCATCGGAAACGTTCCGCTTTTTATTTTGGGCTGGCGTTTCCTTGGCGGGTATCGCTTTGCTTTGCGGACTGCCGTTGCTATTGCCACATACTCAATTTTCATCGATCTGTTGCCAAACACTCTGCTCTTTGCGGAGGGCGGCGCCGGCGCGGCGTTGATCCGCGACCTGCGAGGCGATGTGTTCCTCAACACGTTATACGGAGCCATTGTGAGCGGTATCGGCTACGGACTCGTCTATCGCGCGCGCGGCACCAGCGGCGGTTCGGACATTCTCGCGCGCATCCTCAACAACTGGCGCGGTATTCCCATCACGCAAAGTTATCTCTTCGTCGATTCAGCGGTCATCCTCGGCGCGGGGTTTGTGTTCGGCTGGAAGCAAGCCCTCTACGCGATGATCGCGTTGTACGTCAGCGGACTTGTCGCCGAAACGACCCTCGAAGGCGGCGGCACCGTCCGCACGGCAATGATCGTCACCTCGGAATCGGAAGCGATTGCCCAACGTTTGTTGGATGAACTGCAACGCGGCGTCACCGTTCTCGAAGGTTCGGGCGCGTACACGAAGGCAAATCGCCCCGTGCTGTATTGCGTCATCACCCGCGCCGAAGTATCCACGCTCAAAGCCATCGTCAATGAATGCGATTCGCGCGCGTTCCTGGTCGTTGGCGCGGCGCACGAGGCGCTGGGTGAGGGGTTCAAGCCGTTGAAGGGGAAATAA